In Gadus chalcogrammus isolate NIFS_2021 chromosome 1, NIFS_Gcha_1.0, whole genome shotgun sequence, one DNA window encodes the following:
- the zmp:0000001088 gene encoding trypsin gives MDLSSLLLCGLAVSCHAQMEGRIVGGYVPTQNFIKYIVSIQTNQGRHFCGGSLVNKYWVLTAAHCDVGADNMLIVAGDYSLSMYEGTEQFNIPQLLIPHPDYIGENNNDIMLIKLKAPVNLNSYVAIVPLPMQGSSVADGRLCRVSGWGFTGSELPSILRTVKLPMVSLERCNGSTSYGGNITDNMICAGLSSGGKDACKGDSGGPLVCEGRLYGVVSWGNGCAQAEFPGVYTAVAKYRRWIDRTIFNYYSRCKY, from the exons ATGGACCTGTCTTCTCTCCTACTGTGTGGGCTGGCCGTCAGCT GCCATGCTCAGATGGAAGGCCGGATAGTGGGCGGCTACGTCCCAACTCAGAACTTCATCAAGTACATTGTCTCCATCCAGACGAACCAGGGGCGTCACTTTTGCGGCGGGTCGCTGGTCAACAAATACTGGGTGCTCACAGCAGCCCACTGTGATGTTGG GGCAGATAACATGTTGATAGTGGCGGGAGATTACTCCCTGTCCATGTACGAGGGGACAGAGCAGTTCAACATACCCCAGCTGTTGATACCACACCCTGACTACATCGGCGAGAACAACAACGACATAATGCTCATAAAG ttGAAGGCGCCCGTGAACCTCAACAGCTACGTGGCCATCGTCCCTCTGCCCATGCAGGGCTCCAGCGTGGCGGATGGCCGGTTGTGCCGCGTGTCGGGCTGGGGCTTCACAGGCTCCGAGCTCCCCTCCATCCTCAGGACCGTCAAGCTGCCCATGGTGTCGCTGGAGAGGTGTAACGGCAGCACCTCTTACGGGGGCAACATCACGGACAACATGATATGCGCCGGGTTAAGCTCTGGCGGGAAGGATGCCTGTAAG GGAGACTCCGGGGGTCCCCTGGTGTGTGAAGGCAGGCTGTATGGCGTTGTTTCCTGGGGTAATGGCTGTGCCCAGGCCGAGTTTCCTGGAGTCTACACCGCCGTGGCCAAATACCGCAGATGGATAGACCGCACCATCTTCAACTACTACAGCAGATGCAAGTATTAG